In Syntrophomonas wolfei subsp. wolfei str. Goettingen G311, a single window of DNA contains:
- a CDS encoding recombinase family protein has protein sequence MARKLDAERIEQARHQSQKTDRREQEKQHIRETIERNRKGERKVTVIMPERKEYAYQYAAKVRVAAYCRVSTAEEAQAGSFEMQVQHFTSEIESNPMYEMVKIYTDEGISGTSVDKRKGFLEMIEDAKAGKIDLILTKSISRFGRNIVDILTTLRELSDLPSPVAVNFESEGINTSDGKNRLIISILSALAELESQQKSIAIKEGIRYRMQEGLYKFTVRNTIGYYRDYTGRVKIEPAEAEIVHYIYDSFVEGASV, from the coding sequence ATGGCGAGAAAATTAGATGCGGAGCGTATCGAACAGGCTCGTCATCAATCACAGAAAACTGACCGCCGGGAGCAGGAAAAACAGCACATCCGGGAGACCATCGAAAGGAACAGAAAAGGCGAACGCAAGGTTACCGTCATCATGCCGGAGCGAAAGGAATATGCGTACCAATATGCCGCAAAAGTCCGTGTGGCGGCATATTGTCGTGTCAGCACCGCTGAAGAGGCACAGGCTGGCAGCTTTGAGATGCAGGTGCAGCATTTCACGTCCGAAATAGAAAGCAATCCCATGTATGAGATGGTGAAAATCTATACGGACGAGGGCATATCCGGCACTTCGGTCGATAAGCGCAAAGGCTTTCTGGAGATGATCGAGGATGCAAAAGCGGGTAAAATTGACCTCATTCTTACGAAGAGTATCAGTCGCTTCGGCAGAAACATTGTCGATATACTGACCACACTGCGTGAGCTGAGTGACCTCCCGTCTCCTGTGGCGGTCAATTTCGAGTCGGAGGGTATCAATACCAGTGACGGCAAAAACAGGCTGATAATCTCCATCCTGTCGGCTCTGGCTGAATTGGAGAGTCAGCAGAAAAGCATCGCCATCAAGGAAGGTATCCGCTACCGAATGCAGGAGGGACTGTACAAGTTCACTGTTCGGAACACCATTGGCTATTACCGAGACTACACGGGCCGGGTAAAAATCGAGCCTGCGGAGGCGGAAATAGTCCACTACATTTACGACAGCTTCGTGGAGGGCGCATCGGTGTAG
- a CDS encoding HEAT repeat domain-containing protein, translating into MSNKDEFIKNLSSEDERERAFAVEDIVYEGIPEAIDLLVAQLEIESSQFVREVIIRNLRILSSSELVEKTIPLLHSDDAFIRNAVIEILSEQDELAISYIEPLLDNPDKDIRKFAVDILFQLQSTHSAAVIARGLDDPDINIKITAAEYLGRLEARAHIAGINRLFLNSRNLLLRCTCLETMAILGDEESARLVAEFYPQPEQINELELYSYLKYLARQGKEEYLPFVFSLMKSKGKLMAKEIINTIEGILRRSGAVYLPAGMVEDLALYIASDINVINKYELLVFLGHFKNSEIGPLLASYACSAEKLLCLGAVEGLGFLGDPEQLPLLLELKKQIGDDELLEAVGKAIIQLAPVR; encoded by the coding sequence TTGTCGAATAAAGACGAATTTATTAAAAACCTTTCTTCTGAAGATGAAAGGGAAAGAGCGTTTGCGGTAGAAGACATTGTTTATGAGGGAATACCGGAAGCTATTGACTTGCTGGTAGCACAGCTGGAAATAGAATCCTCTCAATTTGTCCGCGAAGTAATCATTAGAAATCTTCGGATCCTGTCAAGTTCAGAACTGGTAGAAAAGACCATCCCTCTTTTGCATAGTGATGATGCCTTCATTCGCAATGCGGTCATTGAGATACTTTCGGAGCAGGATGAACTGGCAATTTCCTACATAGAACCTTTGCTGGATAATCCGGATAAAGATATCAGAAAATTTGCCGTTGATATCCTTTTTCAGCTGCAGAGTACTCACTCGGCTGCAGTTATCGCCCGGGGCCTGGATGATCCGGATATTAATATTAAAATAACCGCGGCAGAATACTTGGGAAGATTAGAGGCCAGGGCTCATATTGCTGGCATTAATCGGCTTTTTCTTAACAGTAGGAATTTACTTTTACGCTGTACCTGTTTAGAGACTATGGCCATACTGGGCGATGAGGAATCTGCCCGTCTGGTTGCCGAGTTTTATCCTCAACCTGAGCAAATAAATGAACTGGAGTTGTATTCATATTTAAAATACTTGGCTCGGCAGGGAAAGGAAGAGTACCTTCCTTTTGTTTTTTCACTAATGAAAAGTAAAGGGAAATTAATGGCCAAAGAGATAATCAACACTATTGAGGGTATACTGCGGCGAAGTGGTGCTGTTTATTTACCTGCGGGGATGGTGGAGGATCTAGCCCTTTATATTGCCAGTGACATCAATGTAATCAACAAATATGAATTGCTGGTTTTCCTGGGTCATTTTAAAAACTCCGAAATTGGGCCGTTGCTGGCCAGTTATGCCTGTTCTGCTGAAAAACTCTTGTGTCTGGGTGCGGTTGAGGGCTTGGGATTTTTAGGCGATCCGGAGCAACTCCCTTTGTTGCTGGAACTTAAGAAGCAGATTGGAGACGATGAATTATTGGAGGCCGTTGGAAAAGCGATTATACAACTGGCCCCGGTGAGGTGA
- a CDS encoding recombinase family protein, which produces MADALTKQGIRSPKGMERWNSSTIRSILKNEKYCGDVLYQKTYTKDYLTHKSVKNRDVLPQYHWENDHPAIIKREQWDKVQVLLAAKQGRGHRQIGEIKKKFTVARVKTGVLRGYFLLDANWTKDEREQFIKIIESVNDLENE; this is translated from the coding sequence ATCGCTGATGCCCTTACGAAGCAAGGAATTCGCTCTCCCAAGGGAATGGAGAGATGGAATTCAAGCACAATCCGTAGCATCCTCAAGAACGAGAAATACTGCGGAGATGTCCTGTATCAGAAAACATACACGAAGGACTACCTTACCCATAAATCCGTGAAAAACCGGGATGTGCTGCCACAGTATCACTGGGAGAATGACCACCCGGCAATCATCAAGCGTGAGCAGTGGGATAAGGTACAGGTACTCCTTGCTGCCAAGCAGGGCCGGGGCCACAGGCAGATTGGTGAAATCAAGAAGAAATTCACCGTTGCCCGTGTGAAAACTGGTGTGCTGCGTGGCTATTTCCTTCTGGATGCGAACTGGACAAAGGACGAAAGAGAACAATTCATAAAAATCATTGAGAGCGTCAATGACCTCGAAAACGAGTAG
- a CDS encoding DEAD/DEAH box helicase: MVNGIAIDLFDFQEKAVIKLLDIVSDSRSKQTVTIKSPTGSGKTIMLIDFIEEYLTKVNSQTAFIWLCPGKGDLEEQSRQKMRKFAPHRHTQNLFDALQAGFDTESTTFINWELVTKKGNTAIRDSERKNLFDRIADAHRAGTEFIVIIDEEHSNNTAKAKSIIDAFSARNIIRVSATAVENKRYEYFEIDEVDVIGAGLITKALYVNEGLTDGMEVADDYDALLDLADAKRKSIAARYKELGKGTRPLVLIQFPNGQPETIRAVERKLESMGYTYDNGMVSIWMSEDKRDLPENLTDNDATPVFLLMKQAISTGWDCPRAKILVKLREGMSESFEIQTIGRIRRMPEAKHYEDDLLDFCFVYTFDEKYKAGLLSEVDKAYETRRLFLKDKCKTFTLEKQIRDLDFDGLGEREVLIKIHEALVKKYKLGSDKKMNKMLLQDAGYIFGAEIHGQALQGQFVRTSSVAEGHNYITTHKRVDTHKHGIYLMHSVDAIKSAIGMAQNKVKTILERLFRKGGNPTRKLIALETAEFYAFVINNQHKLKEEFREVTAQMAQQMSLYLHPKTSVFRIPEQDFFKYDPGVKSEVEYLSNAYHEYTSGFATSLVRSTCEMLFEQYSEGRDDIEWVYKNGDTGQQYFSIVYVDGIQKQWLFYADYIVKKKDGTIWVIETKGGESHGANKNIDAQIENKFNAFKAYAADKGLHWGFVRDKDNQLYINNTEFAIDMADEHWVPLAQEF, encoded by the coding sequence ATGGTAAACGGCATTGCAATCGACCTGTTCGATTTCCAAGAAAAAGCGGTCATTAAGCTGCTCGATATCGTATCCGATAGCCGTAGCAAGCAGACTGTGACCATCAAATCGCCTACAGGCTCCGGCAAGACCATTATGCTGATTGACTTCATTGAGGAATATCTCACGAAAGTCAACAGCCAGACTGCCTTCATCTGGCTTTGCCCCGGTAAGGGTGATCTGGAGGAACAGAGCCGCCAGAAGATGCGCAAATTTGCTCCCCACCGCCACACGCAGAATCTCTTTGATGCACTGCAGGCGGGATTCGATACGGAAAGCACCACCTTTATCAATTGGGAGTTGGTAACGAAAAAAGGCAACACCGCCATCCGTGACAGTGAGCGCAAAAACCTTTTTGACCGCATTGCGGATGCACACCGGGCCGGAACGGAATTCATCGTGATTATCGATGAGGAGCATTCCAATAATACGGCAAAGGCCAAGAGCATTATTGATGCTTTCTCCGCCCGGAATATCATTCGTGTCAGCGCCACTGCCGTGGAAAATAAGCGTTATGAGTATTTTGAGATAGACGAGGTTGATGTTATCGGAGCGGGCCTTATCACAAAGGCACTCTATGTCAACGAGGGTCTCACGGACGGCATGGAGGTCGCAGACGATTATGATGCTCTGCTCGACCTTGCCGATGCGAAGCGCAAGAGCATCGCTGCCCGGTACAAAGAACTCGGCAAAGGGACCCGTCCGCTCGTGCTGATTCAGTTCCCCAACGGACAGCCGGAAACCATCCGTGCCGTTGAGCGCAAACTGGAGAGCATGGGCTACACCTACGATAATGGTATGGTGAGCATTTGGATGAGTGAGGACAAGCGTGATCTGCCGGAAAACCTCACCGACAACGATGCTACACCCGTGTTCCTACTTATGAAACAGGCCATCAGCACTGGCTGGGACTGCCCTCGCGCAAAAATACTCGTTAAGCTGCGTGAAGGCATGAGCGAGAGTTTTGAAATCCAGACCATTGGTCGTATCCGCCGTATGCCGGAGGCAAAGCACTACGAGGATGACCTTCTGGACTTCTGCTTCGTGTACACCTTCGATGAAAAATATAAGGCTGGGCTGCTTTCCGAGGTGGACAAGGCATACGAGACCCGCAGACTGTTCCTCAAGGATAAGTGCAAGACCTTCACTCTGGAAAAGCAAATCCGTGACCTCGATTTTGATGGTCTGGGTGAGCGTGAGGTGCTGATAAAAATCCACGAGGCTCTTGTGAAAAAATATAAACTCGGCAGCGATAAGAAAATGAACAAGATGCTGCTCCAAGATGCCGGGTACATCTTTGGTGCCGAAATCCACGGACAGGCTCTGCAGGGGCAGTTCGTCCGTACCTCTTCCGTTGCCGAAGGCCATAACTATATTACCACTCACAAGCGTGTGGATACCCATAAGCACGGTATCTATCTCATGCACAGCGTGGACGCTATCAAATCCGCTATCGGTATGGCCCAGAACAAAGTAAAAACCATTCTGGAGCGCCTATTCCGTAAAGGCGGCAATCCGACAAGAAAGCTGATTGCATTGGAAACTGCCGAATTCTACGCTTTTGTTATCAATAATCAGCACAAACTGAAAGAGGAATTCCGTGAGGTTACGGCGCAGATGGCGCAGCAGATGAGTTTGTATCTCCATCCGAAGACCAGTGTGTTCCGTATCCCGGAGCAGGATTTCTTCAAGTATGACCCCGGCGTTAAGAGCGAGGTCGAATATCTCTCCAACGCCTATCATGAATACACCTCCGGCTTTGCCACAAGTCTTGTTCGCAGCACCTGCGAAATGCTGTTTGAGCAATATAGCGAAGGCAGGGATGATATCGAGTGGGTCTACAAAAACGGCGATACCGGGCAACAGTACTTCTCCATCGTATATGTGGACGGCATCCAGAAGCAGTGGCTTTTCTATGCTGACTACATCGTGAAGAAGAAGGACGGCACCATTTGGGTCATCGAGACCAAAGGCGGCGAAAGCCACGGGGCCAATAAAAACATCGATGCACAGATTGAAAATAAATTCAATGCATTTAAGGCGTATGCTGCCGATAAGGGTCTGCATTGGGGATTTGTGCGAGACAAAGACAATCAGCTTTATATCAATAATACAGAATTTGCCATCGATATGGCAGATGAACATTGGGTGCCATTAGCGCAGGAATTTTAG
- a CDS encoding helix-turn-helix domain-containing protein, translating into MAVSYKKLLHMLIDKDMTIADLQKQAGYSANISTRLRNDTYISLESVEKICRVLNCKMDEIIEFVPEGKNGGKDNA; encoded by the coding sequence ATGGCTGTTAGTTATAAGAAGTTACTGCATATGCTGATTGATAAAGATATGACCATTGCCGACCTGCAGAAGCAGGCTGGCTACAGTGCAAACATTTCCACCCGTCTGCGAAACGATACCTATATTTCGCTTGAGTCGGTGGAGAAGATTTGCCGGGTCTTGAATTGCAAGATGGATGAGATTATAGAATTTGTGCCGGAGGGCAAGAACGGAGGAAAAGATAATGCCTAA
- a CDS encoding chemotaxis protein CheA: protein MKYVFDPDDLEILQGIVEESSEHLNGIEEGILKLEAEFDSEQLDAVFRAMHSVKGVAAFLDLIPIKDTAHSLESFMTDMKKGLYPVTSEITDILLKGVDILQLQIRQLGEHVKKLEANPPREKFELLIKEHGFQEFIQEAEVLRNNTLENRESAQEESCDSEIQVECELPESVANVMKIEISSFREQLLQDFFEETGEHLDTIEKNCVELEKQPEDLERLNAILRGFHSIKGAAGVINSMQEEETPDDPFEKIKSLSHAAESLLQTFRNQQAPLSSPVIDLILETVDRTAALSQMVQGIESEDLPIEDLLSRINALSEADKEANQSIISGPVESIPRQLKAFVNITNQALESMESIISSAREDTPISRKRVKQYLRALNSIASSSRYLEYEDIFELIASHTQYLNDLIPGEDLVNPGLIKELKSHHGQIKKLLGDKVADIKDLLSNVPLEYGEKRIGEILVAQQKLSQEELNEALAQQKKIGEILVDSGKVEPEDVERALLEQQLAREKSKEVPEPARASSDIGGQSIRVSQDKMNRLMNMIGELLISKNRVFHLASKIGLEYQLPGLAREVKDIAAEVARISDELQDAIMSARMVPLRILFQRYPRTIRDISRKAGKSVDLVVLGEETELDKTVIEAINDPLVHMLRNAVDHGIEAPDKREAQGKPRQGKIYLKARYQGNSVIIEISDDGKGMNPEEIKLKALGKGLIRPEQIESMSNEEAYQLIFLPGFSTREEVSELSGRGVGMDVVKNNIEQVGGTVTMSSQLNQGTNFLLRIPLSMSIIRGLMVKMGSQSFILPLDSIEETVKLPANKIRSYKKIKIADIRDEIVHLIYLKDLLSLKEDFAAPVITFDMRIPIVVINYDGNRFGLVVDSFQHEQEFVVKTLAEELAALKLYTGATIMGDGSVVLILNPGQLYQLFLLLDYGG, encoded by the coding sequence ATGAAATACGTCTTTGACCCTGATGATTTGGAGATATTGCAGGGAATCGTAGAGGAATCAAGTGAACACCTGAACGGGATTGAAGAGGGCATACTGAAGTTGGAAGCTGAATTTGATTCCGAACAACTGGACGCAGTATTCCGAGCTATGCACTCGGTTAAGGGTGTAGCTGCATTTCTGGATTTAATCCCCATCAAAGACACCGCCCATTCCCTGGAGTCTTTTATGACCGATATGAAAAAAGGTCTGTATCCGGTTACTTCGGAGATAACCGATATCCTTCTTAAGGGAGTGGATATTCTCCAATTACAAATTCGGCAATTGGGGGAGCATGTCAAGAAACTGGAGGCCAATCCTCCCCGGGAAAAATTTGAACTGCTAATAAAAGAGCATGGTTTTCAAGAATTTATTCAGGAAGCTGAAGTTCTAAGAAATAATACATTGGAGAACCGGGAAAGCGCTCAGGAGGAGAGCTGTGACTCTGAAATCCAGGTGGAATGTGAATTGCCGGAATCGGTCGCCAATGTTATGAAAATAGAGATTTCGTCTTTTCGTGAACAACTCCTGCAGGATTTTTTTGAGGAAACCGGCGAACACCTGGATACTATTGAAAAGAATTGTGTGGAATTGGAAAAACAGCCCGAAGATTTGGAACGCTTGAATGCCATCTTGCGTGGCTTTCATAGTATAAAGGGTGCGGCAGGGGTAATAAACAGCATGCAGGAAGAAGAAACCCCTGATGACCCCTTTGAGAAGATAAAATCTTTAAGCCATGCCGCCGAAAGCTTGCTACAAACTTTTCGCAACCAACAAGCCCCCCTTTCTTCCCCGGTGATAGATCTTATCCTGGAAACAGTAGATAGGACAGCTGCGCTCAGCCAAATGGTTCAAGGTATAGAAAGCGAAGATTTGCCTATCGAGGACCTGCTAAGCCGGATCAATGCCCTGAGTGAGGCGGATAAGGAAGCGAATCAATCCATTATTTCGGGTCCGGTCGAGAGTATACCCCGGCAGCTCAAGGCCTTTGTCAATATAACGAATCAAGCCCTGGAGTCCATGGAAAGCATTATTAGTTCTGCCCGGGAGGATACACCTATCAGCCGTAAGAGGGTTAAACAGTACCTGCGGGCACTAAATAGTATTGCTTCCTCCAGTCGATACCTGGAATATGAGGATATATTTGAGCTTATTGCTTCCCATACCCAGTATCTTAACGACCTGATCCCTGGGGAAGACCTGGTAAATCCGGGGCTTATTAAAGAATTGAAGAGCCATCATGGGCAAATAAAAAAGCTCTTGGGAGATAAGGTAGCCGATATTAAGGATTTGCTAAGCAATGTACCCCTGGAATATGGAGAAAAGAGAATCGGAGAAATCCTGGTGGCCCAGCAAAAACTCAGCCAGGAGGAGCTAAACGAGGCGTTAGCCCAGCAGAAAAAAATCGGTGAAATCCTGGTCGATAGTGGTAAGGTAGAACCCGAGGATGTGGAACGGGCTTTACTGGAGCAGCAGTTGGCCCGGGAAAAAAGCAAGGAAGTCCCCGAACCGGCCCGAGCTTCAAGTGATATAGGGGGACAGTCCATCCGGGTTAGCCAGGATAAAATGAATCGCCTGATGAATATGATCGGAGAACTTTTAATTTCCAAAAACCGGGTTTTCCACCTGGCCAGTAAAATTGGACTGGAGTACCAATTACCGGGACTGGCCCGGGAAGTGAAGGATATTGCTGCTGAAGTAGCCAGGATATCCGATGAGCTGCAGGATGCTATAATGTCGGCCCGCATGGTTCCGCTTAGAATCTTGTTCCAACGCTATCCCCGGACTATTAGAGATATCTCCCGCAAAGCCGGAAAAAGCGTGGATCTGGTGGTGCTGGGAGAAGAAACGGAACTGGATAAAACGGTAATTGAAGCCATCAATGACCCCTTAGTACATATGTTGCGCAATGCTGTTGACCATGGAATTGAAGCTCCAGATAAGCGGGAAGCCCAGGGCAAGCCTCGCCAGGGTAAGATATATTTGAAAGCTCGTTACCAGGGCAACAGTGTAATAATTGAGATTTCCGATGACGGTAAAGGTATGAATCCTGAGGAGATCAAGCTCAAGGCTCTGGGTAAGGGCTTGATAAGACCGGAACAGATTGAAAGCATGAGTAATGAAGAGGCCTACCAGCTTATTTTTCTACCTGGTTTCAGTACCCGCGAGGAAGTTAGTGAGCTTTCCGGTCGGGGGGTAGGCATGGATGTGGTCAAAAACAATATTGAGCAGGTCGGGGGAACGGTGACCATGTCCAGCCAGTTAAACCAGGGCACGAATTTCTTGCTTAGAATACCCCTTTCCATGTCCATTATTCGGGGTCTGATGGTAAAAATGGGTTCGCAAAGTTTTATTCTCCCGCTAGATAGCATTGAAGAAACCGTGAAACTACCCGCCAATAAGATTAGAAGCTACAAAAAAATCAAAATAGCTGATATACGGGATGAAATCGTTCATCTCATCTACCTTAAAGATTTGCTGAGTTTAAAAGAGGATTTTGCTGCTCCGGTAATTACTTTCGATATGCGGATTCCAATTGTAGTTATTAATTATGATGGCAACAGGTTTGGACTGGTTGTAGATTCTTTTCAGCACGAACAGGAATTTGTAGTAAAAACGCTGGCAGAGGAGCTAGCGGCCTTAAAGCTCTATACTGGTGCTACTATAATGGGCGATGGCAGTGTGGTTTTAATTCTGAATCCTGGACAGCTTTACCAGCTATTCCTGTTGCTTGACTATGGAGGATAG
- a CDS encoding CheR family methyltransferase has protein sequence MDLSTEDFIAIRNLIYERTGMHFGENKIYYFKKRLQKRMEINQLQKVSEYIKHLKFYDRDNREFQELINLITINETYFFREFSQLEIFAEVCLPEVLEKKRAKSDPNLRIFSAACSSGEEPYTLAIILKEMLEDFHNWNVVVKGADIDENVIKQAQRGIYDSRSVKDVPPPYLEKYFSNPSPGRFMVNPEIRNMVVLEQLNLMERRALRNERYYDFIFCRNMLIYFDEYSRKQLVEKFYAMLNKGGYIFLGHAESLSRISTAFKIKRMNGHLMYQA, from the coding sequence ATGGACTTATCTACGGAAGATTTTATTGCTATTAGAAATTTGATTTATGAGCGCACCGGAATGCATTTCGGAGAAAACAAGATTTACTATTTCAAAAAACGGCTGCAAAAAAGAATGGAAATAAACCAGCTGCAAAAAGTAAGCGAATATATTAAACATTTGAAGTTTTACGATAGGGATAATCGTGAATTTCAGGAACTAATTAACCTCATTACCATAAATGAAACCTATTTTTTTCGGGAATTCAGCCAATTAGAAATATTTGCTGAAGTCTGTTTACCCGAAGTATTAGAGAAAAAGCGAGCCAAAAGCGACCCAAACCTGCGTATATTCTCCGCTGCTTGTTCTTCCGGTGAGGAACCTTATACCCTGGCTATTATCCTTAAAGAAATGCTGGAAGACTTCCACAATTGGAATGTAGTGGTAAAAGGAGCAGACATCGATGAAAATGTAATAAAACAAGCGCAGCGTGGAATATATGATAGCCGTTCGGTAAAAGATGTTCCTCCCCCCTACCTGGAAAAATACTTTTCGAATCCTTCCCCAGGTAGGTTTATGGTAAATCCGGAAATTAGGAATATGGTGGTTCTGGAACAATTAAACCTTATGGAACGCCGGGCTTTACGCAATGAGCGATATTATGATTTTATTTTTTGCCGAAACATGTTGATTTATTTTGATGAATACTCCCGCAAACAATTGGTAGAAAAGTTCTATGCCATGCTCAACAAGGGTGGATATATATTTTTGGGACATGCCGAATCTCTTAGCCGTATCTCTACGGCTTTTAAAATTAAACGAATGAATGGTCATCTTATGTACCAGGCTTGA
- a CDS encoding site-specific DNA-methyltransferase, which yields MKRERMMAFLQKIKDEHRDDDDILIALGEIESELNAKKYGLVWEQHEEAVDVMMRDNIPVFTEDMDREITAAAGGVYNFILEGDNLHSLRLLEKTHKGRIDVIYIDPPYNRGKDDFVYDDDYVGTEDSFKHSKWLSFMEKRLRIAYQLLSEDGLMFVSIDDNEQAALKNLIDDIFSEDNFIIAMPRITKKSGKTTGSFSKNHDYVLVYTKQNKDIFVMEEHIDPAFSYEDEWVGERGKYKLNQTLDYDSLSYSASLDYPLTVDGETFYPGGDKALWEERQRGNHRRADWAWRWNPKLFEFGYNNGFVVIKRKPDGSARIYTKTYLNAKIQKDGNGGYYIEYTKRTKPLSSIGLVDNMYSNDNAKKDLAEFGLGDEFEYSKPVELIKRLIKNHYNKNGIILDFFAGSGTTAQAVLELNVEDGGHRQFILCTNNQNNICEKITYKRCRDVITTYDFEKSVRTMLLERKIKVSDLGKPDIPDEIKAVKAEYKDAYSKFATEISDSYLYVYGITVFEKMHGIPANLKYYRTDFVSKDEEYLSDALLEHIAEMVQLEHGVKIDGSRYLIVMDDDEADALLAHWEDYPDVQALYVSRNVLFTTEQNALLAGTEIHIIPDYYFNFELKEVGETW from the coding sequence GTGAAGCGTGAGCGCATGATGGCGTTCTTGCAGAAAATCAAGGATGAGCATCGTGATGATGACGATATCCTTATCGCCCTCGGTGAAATCGAAAGTGAACTCAATGCCAAGAAGTATGGTTTAGTGTGGGAGCAGCACGAAGAGGCCGTGGATGTGATGATGCGCGACAACATCCCGGTATTTACTGAAGATATGGATAGAGAAATTACCGCCGCCGCAGGTGGGGTCTATAATTTTATCCTCGAAGGTGATAATCTGCACTCCCTCCGTCTACTTGAAAAGACCCACAAAGGCCGTATCGATGTTATCTATATCGATCCGCCGTACAATCGCGGCAAGGATGATTTTGTGTATGACGATGATTATGTAGGAACAGAAGACTCTTTCAAACATTCCAAGTGGCTTTCCTTTATGGAGAAAAGATTACGCATAGCTTATCAGTTGCTTTCCGAGGACGGCTTAATGTTTGTTTCCATCGACGATAATGAACAGGCTGCATTAAAAAATCTTATAGACGATATCTTTTCAGAAGATAATTTTATTATCGCCATGCCTCGTATTACAAAGAAGAGCGGTAAAACAACAGGTTCGTTTTCAAAAAATCACGATTATGTGCTTGTATATACCAAACAAAACAAAGATATCTTTGTGATGGAGGAACATATCGACCCCGCATTTTCCTATGAGGATGAATGGGTAGGTGAAAGAGGTAAATATAAACTGAACCAGACTCTCGATTATGACAGTTTATCCTATAGCGCCAGTTTGGATTACCCTCTTACAGTCGATGGCGAAACATTTTATCCCGGAGGAGATAAAGCGCTGTGGGAAGAGCGTCAGCGAGGCAATCACAGACGGGCTGACTGGGCATGGCGCTGGAATCCCAAACTTTTTGAATTTGGCTATAATAACGGCTTTGTTGTTATTAAACGGAAACCGGATGGATCGGCTCGCATATACACAAAAACCTATCTAAACGCAAAGATACAGAAAGATGGGAATGGAGGCTATTACATTGAGTATACAAAGCGCACGAAGCCGTTAAGTTCAATAGGGCTTGTCGATAATATGTATTCTAATGATAACGCAAAAAAGGATTTAGCAGAGTTCGGTCTCGGTGATGAATTTGAATACTCCAAACCTGTAGAGCTGATAAAGCGGCTTATTAAAAACCATTATAACAAGAATGGCATTATTTTGGATTTCTTTGCAGGAAGCGGAACAACAGCACAGGCTGTTTTGGAATTGAATGTCGAAGATGGTGGGCACAGGCAATTTATTCTCTGTACCAATAATCAAAATAACATTTGCGAAAAAATCACTTATAAGCGTTGCCGAGATGTCATTACCACATACGATTTTGAAAAAAGTGTCCGCACAATGCTACTTGAACGAAAAATCAAGGTGAGCGATCTCGGAAAGCCTGATATTCCTGACGAAATCAAGGCAGTCAAAGCAGAATACAAGGATGCATATAGTAAATTTGCTACTGAAATCAGTGATTCTTATTTGTATGTATACGGAATTACTGTGTTTGAAAAAATGCATGGTATTCCCGCTAACCTAAAATATTATCGCACCGATTTCGTTTCAAAGGATGAGGAGTATCTCTCCGATGCACTTCTGGAGCATATTGCGGAAATGGTGCAGCTTGAACATGGCGTGAAGATTGATGGCAGCCGCTATCTCATTGTGATGGACGATGATGAGGCTGATGCGCTTCTGGCCCATTGGGAGGACTACCCGGATGTACAGGCTCTGTATGTGTCCCGAAATGTACTGTTCACAACGGAGCAGAACGCTCTGCTTGCCGGAACAGAAATTCATATTATCCCGGATTACTATTTTAATTTTGAACTGAAGGAGGTAGGCGAAACATGGTAA
- a CDS encoding response regulator: protein MAKKRIIVVDDSEMIRNFHCYILKTAGFQVMSAVDGADALEKIYSSEEPIDMVVTDINMPNMDGYTFIERLREDEQYEEIPIIIISTEDELKDMERGYEAGANIYIVKPTEPEVMVENVRMLME from the coding sequence GTGGCAAAGAAGAGGATAATAGTAGTAGATGATTCCGAGATGATTCGCAACTTCCACTGTTATATCTTAAAAACGGCAGGGTTTCAAGTAATGAGTGCAGTGGATGGGGCTGACGCCCTGGAAAAAATATACAGCAGCGAAGAACCGATTGATATGGTGGTAACAGATATTAATATGCCCAATATGGATGGTTATACCTTCATTGAGCGTTTGCGCGAAGACGAGCAGTATGAAGAGATTCCCATCATTATTATTTCAACGGAAGATGAACTGAAGGACATGGAAAGAGGTTATGAGGCGGGGGCCAATATCTACATTGTCAAGCCCACTGAGCCTGAAGTTATGGTAGAAAATGTACGGATGTTGATGGAGTAA